From the genome of Triticum aestivum cultivar Chinese Spring chromosome 3B, IWGSC CS RefSeq v2.1, whole genome shotgun sequence, one region includes:
- the LOC123070859 gene encoding triacylglycerol lipase SDP1 gives MDVITNEARVGAFAIGPSTAAGRALALRVLLCGSLARLRHRLAAALRAAAPLAAAWLHPRHNTRGILLAVCAVALLLRGRGGRAGVRARVQSAYRRKFWRNMMRAALTYEEWAHAARMLERETPRRATDADLYDEELVRNKLRELRHRRQEGSLRDIVFCMRADLLRNLGNMCNPELHKLRLQVPKIIKEYIEEVSTQLKMVCNSDSEELPLEEKLAFMHETRHAFGRSALLLSGGASFGSFHVGVVKTLVEHKLLPRIISGSSVGAIMCAIVATRSWPELESFFEEWHSLKFFDQMGGIFPVFKRILTHGAVHDIRHLQTQLRNLTSNLTFQEAYDMTGRVLVVTVCSPRKHEPPRCLNYLTSPHVLIWSAVTASCAFPGLFEAQELMAKDRFGETVPFHAPFLLGVEERADAATRRWRDGSLESDLPMKQLKELFNVNHFIVSQANPHIAPLLRLKEIIRAYGGSFAAKLAELAEMEVKHRFNQVLELGFPLGGIAKLFAQHWEGDVTIVMPATLAQYSKIIQNPSYSELQKAASQGRRCTWEKLSAIRANCAIELALDECVALLNHMRRLKRSAERAAASQGYGATIRLCPSRRIPSWNLIARENSTGSLDEEMLASPTVTSHQAVGGIAGPSNRNHHLQHSMHDSSDSESESIDLNSWTRSGGPLMRTASANKFISFVQNLEIDTEFRTISPRGSEGDIVTPNSNLFAGHPIGREPVDNHPGPVTPGRTSGNSGCDPHDTPVPRSPFGLSTSIMVPEGDLLQPEKIENGILFNVVRRDTLVATTSGVEPHVSSQEADVETVPTECLYGASDEDDDNVELNADPEALSDPGDQRSSVTGNLDPSASMDCQADETSTTRSEAPSLFDICVEIPPATIIRENSRPDEPSSDIRLETVKTECPDENSAAGNDEVDSVPANKESSYCSQAPEIGQQHQLDMGSVNSCSVSVSEDDRHVSLILNEKPVTTSSGGAESMTSGRNEAD, from the exons ATGGACGTCATCACCAACGAGGCGCGCGTGGGGGCGTTCGCGATCGGCCCGTccacggcggcggggcgcgcgctCGCGCTGCGCGTGCTCCTCTGCGGCTCGCTGGCGCGCCTGCGgcaccgcctcgccgccgcgctgcgCGCCGCCGCGCCCCTGGCGGCGGCCTGGCTCCACCCGCGCCACAACACGCGGGGGATCCTGCTTGCCGTCTGCGCCGTCGCGCTCCTGCTGCGCGGCCGCGGGGGCCGCGCCGGGGTGCGCGCGCGGGTGCAGTCCGCCTACCGCCGCAAGTTCTGGCGGAATATGATGCGCGCCGCGCTCACCTACGAGGAGTGGGCGCACGCCGCGCGGATGCTCGAGCGGGAGACGCCGCGCCGCGCAACCGACGCTGACCTCTACGACGAGGAGCTCGTGCGCAACAAGCTCCGCGAGCTCAGGCACCGCCGCCAGGAAGGCTCGCTCAGGGACATCGTCTTCTGCATGCGCGCCGACCTGCTCAGGAACCTTGGTAACATGTGCAACCCCGAGCTCCACAAGTTGAGGCTGCAG GTGCCTAAAATCATCAAGGAGTACATTGAGGAGGTATCTACTCAACTGAAAATGGTTTGCAATTCTGATTCAGAAGAGTTACCCCTCGAAGAGAAACTGGCATTTATGCATGAGACAAGACATGCCTTTGGTAGATCGGCCTTACTGCTAAGTGGAGGTGCTTCATTTGGCTCTTTTCATGTGGGTGTTGTGAAAACCTTGGTAGAGCATAAGCTTCTACCTAGGATTATTTCAGGATCAAGCGTTGGCGCAATAATGTGTGCTATTGTAGCCACACGGTCATGGCCAGAACTGGAGAGTTTTTTTGAGGAGTGGCATTCCTTGAAATTCTTTGACCAGATGGGTGGAATCTTTCCTGTATTTAAAAGAATTTTGACGCATGGAGCGGTTCACGACATTAGGCACTTGCAGACGCAGTTGAGAAATCTTACGAGCAATTTGACATTTCAAGAGGCATATGACATGACTGGTCGGGTTCTCGTTGTTACTGTGTGTTCTCCAAGAAAACATGAGCCGCCTCGATGCCTGAACTATTTGACATCACCTCATGTTCTCATCTGGAGTGCAGTAACTGCTTCCTGTGCTTTTCCTGGACTTTTTGAGGCCCAGGAGTTGATGGCCAAAGATAGATTCGGAGAAACAGTTCCTTTTCATGCTCCATTCTTGTTGGGTGTGGAGGAACGAGCTGACGCGGCTACACGGCGCTGGAGAGATGGGAGCTTAGAAAGTGATTTGCCCATGAAGCAATTGAAGGAATTATTCAACGTAAATCACTTCATAGTAAGCCAAGCAAATCCTCACATTGCTCCATTACTGAGACTAAAGGAGATCATCAGGGCTTACGGAGGCAGCTTTGCTGCAAAG CTTGCTGAACTTGCTGAGATGGAAGTTAAGCATAGGTTCAATCAAGTTTTGGAACTTGGATTTCCATTAGGAGGAATAGCTAAGTTGTTTGCTCAACATTGGGAAGGTGATGTGACAATTGTTATGCCAGCCACACTTGCTCAG TATTCGAAGATCATACAGAATCCTTCGTATTCTGAGCTTCAGAAAGCCGCAAGTCAGGGTAGGCGATGCACTTGGGAAAAGCTCTCTGCCATCAGGGCAAACTGCGCTATTGAGCTTGCATTAGATGAATGTGTTGCCCTCCTGAACCACATGCGTAGGCTGAAGAGAAGTGCAGAAAGAGCAGCCGCTTCACAAGGATATGGTGCTACAATTAGACTCTGTCCATCTAGAAGGATTCCATCATGGAATCTCATAGCAAGAGAAAATTCAACCGGTTCTCTCGATGAGGAAATGCTCGCATCTCCCACTGTTACGAGCCATCAAGCAGTTGGAGGGATTGCTGGGCCATCTAACAGAAATCACCATCTCCAACATAGTATGCATGATAGCAGTGACAGTGAATCTGAGAGTATAGACTTGAACTCATGGACGAGAAGTGGTGGCCCTCTCATGAGAACAGCCTCAGCTAATAAATTCATCAGCTTTGTTCAGAACCTTGAGATTGACACAGAATTCAGAACAATTTCACCAAGGGGAAGTGAAGGTGATATTGTGACACCGAATAGTAACTTATTTGCTGGTCACCCAATTGGTAGAGAGCCAGTTGATAACCATCCAGGGCCTGTTACTCCTGGTAGGACCTCAGGCAATTCAGGTTGCGATCCTCATGATACTCCTGTTCCTAGGTCTCCATTTGGTCTTTCCACAAGTATCATGGTCCCTGAAGGTGACTTGCTGCAGCCTGAAAAGATTGAGAATGGTATTTTATTCAATGTTGTGAGAAGGGATACTCTCGTAGCGACTACTAGCGGAGTTGAACCTCATGTATCTTCACAGGAAGCAGATGTGGAAACTGTACCGACCGAGTGCCTTTATGGTGCTTCGGATGAAGACGACGACAACGTGGAACTGAATGCCGATCCTGAAGCATTATCTGACCCTGGAGATCAGAGATCCTCAGTTACAGGAAACCTAGATCCGTCCGCTTCCATGGATTGTCAAGCTGACGAAACAAGTACTACTCGATCAGAAGCTCCATCTCTCTTTGATATCTGTGTGGAGATTCCTCCAGCAACCATAATCAGAGAAAATAGTCGGCCTGACGAGCCTTCTTCAGACATAAGACTGGAGACTGTAAAGACAGAATGCCCTGATGAGAATTCAGCTGCTGGGAATGATGAAGTTGACTCAGTTCCTGCCAATAAGGAATCTTCCTATTGTTCTCAGGCACCTGAAATTGGACAGCAGCATCAATTGGATATGGGATCTGTGAACTCCTGCAGTGTTTCAGTTTCAGAAGATGATAGACATGTCAGCCTCATTTTGAACGAGAAACCAGTTACTACTTCCAGTGGCGGAGCGGAGAGTATGACATCCGGAAGAAATGAAGCTGACTAG